The following are encoded in a window of Cherax quadricarinatus isolate ZL_2023a chromosome 74, ASM3850222v1, whole genome shotgun sequence genomic DNA:
- the LOC128700151 gene encoding protein tiptop isoform X2, with translation MSPRHSPRESLNSSPAPLGSPRATPPALRPLTSSPSFMRVSDNEADILDFSLRRSPTYAREDNLSISARSSLAGSPPPGLHRLGDSPLDLSVPRKRAADALLEAAQNKMHHDLAKGLGAWGIPLPPHLASAMALRPDLAALKPELPLWNGKIKSEGISTKLPAFPMGAVPPSQSEGSRALERMSELSRLGGDSGLDLFRSGLSGSSGRATAWQSHWLSKGQDATKDVLKCVWCKASFNTLAELTTHMKEAKHCGVNLPPPIPPPSSSATSIHTHLPPQYTPNKTPTSKAPSSSSSIASGSSSSSDLMSSIKETMPLPRKLVRGQDVWLGKGAEQTRQILKCMWCGQSFKSLAEMTQHMQQTQHYTNIISQEQIISWKSPEEKSSSQSHVNAVLTCKVCDQAFASLKELSNHMVKNAHYKEHIMRSITESGARRRQTREKRKKSLPVRKLLELERAQQEYRSSSEGGRGMKEHSGSGRISCEKCGDKIETSLFVDHIRNCVGASSRDLLKSALLSPDSDYSNKLDSAPETDSEGKKTPEKTPRDSPRERDFDKPKGRGASESPSVLNALEKLIEKSFDSGKAKPGAGPLGSSILRRLGIDESADYSKPLMDPQLVGMYATFSRLHGVPPHGAGTPSTFNLPPSFGSSDRGSGLRGLGDSMMSPSADSDTRDTFPRSPSRPGSRPASTGSITRDGSGSERSLELLRPDSHPAAATPEEITPTENGADHSDNEHGSLCGREEVKQEPLEINGEASDRESLSAREDLRVKEEIRVKEEFKLKEEGDEDENDLTHDIGRESPAGRLMGSPAGCSSRSGTPHSEASVGGRSGSGLGAAGLGGLSALLGGGGGGGEGSSSHPLAALQKLCDKTETQPRPPPVSGASAGPQTNPGAILAFSWACNDAVTADSIMKCAFCDTPFISKGAYRHHLSKMHFVKDGVVPENAGGKASSGKPPPAATKAATPPAPPVEESPHSKFLKYTELAKQLSSK, from the coding sequence ATGTCACCACGACACTCTCCACGGGAATCCCTCAACTCTTCCCCAGCACCATTAGGGTCACCTAGGGCCACACCGCCTGCACTTCGCCCACTGACTTCGTCGCCTTCCTTCATGCGAGTCTCCGACAACGAGGCTGATATTCTCGATTTTTCCCTACGACGATCACCAACCTATGCCAGGGAAGACAATCTCAGCATATCTGCCAGGTCGTCTCTAGCGGGGTCTCCCCCACCGGGTCTCCATCGCCTCGGTGACTCTCCACTTGACTTGTCAGTGCCTCGCAAAAGGGCAGCGGATGCACTGCTGGAAGCGGCACAGAACAAGATGCACCATGATCTGGCCAAGGGGCTGGGTGCTTGGGGCATCCCTCTCCCACCCCACCTTGCTAGTGCCATGGCTCTCAGGCCCGACTTGGCAGCACTCAAGCCAGAGCTGCCACTCTGGAATGGAAAGATTAAGAGTGAGGGTATTTCCACTAAGCTTCCAGCATTCCCCATGGGTGCAGTGCCACCCTCGCAGTCGGAAGGCTCAAGAGCTTTGGAACGAATGAGCGAATTGAGCAGGTTGGGCGGCGACAGCGGGTTGGATCTCTTCAGGAGTGGACTTAGCGGCAGCTCCGGTCGGGCCACGGCTTGGCAGAGTCATTGGCTTAGCAAGGGTCAGGACGCTACCAAGGACGTTCTTAAGTGTGTCTGGTGCAAAGCTTCATTTAACACACTGGCGGAGCTCACGACTCACATGAAAGAGGCCAAGCATTGTGGGGTCAACCTGCCGCCACCAATCCCACCTCCTTCATCCAGCGCCACTTCAATTCACACCCATCTGCCGCCCCAGTACACGCCCAACAAGACGCCGACCTCAAAAGcgccttcttcctcttcctcgatTGCGTCAGGTTCTTCATCTTCGAGTGATCTGATGTCAAGTATTAAGGAGACGATGCCGTTGCCCAGGAAACTTGTGCGTGGTCAGGACGTGTGGCTAGGCAAAGGTGCCGAACAGACTCGTCAGATCCTCAAGTGTATGTGGTGTGGTCAGAGCTTCAAGTCTTTGGCCGAAATGACCCAGCATATgcagcagacacaacactatACGAATATAATCTCTCAGGAGCAGATTATCTCATGGAAATCCCCCGAAGAAAAATCTAGTAGCCAGAGCCACGTGAATGCCGTTCTTACCTGTAAAGTGTGTGACCAAGCATTTGCTTCGCTCAAAGAACTCAGTAATCACATGGTAAAGAACGCGCACTACAAGGAGCATATCATGAGATCCATTACGGAATCAGGAGCACGGCGAAGGCAGACTAGGGAGAAACGTAAGAAGTCGTTACCTGTACGTAAGCTGCTGGAGCTGGAGCGGGCCCAGCAGGAATATCGTTCCTCATCGGAGGGCGGAAGGGGCATGAAGGAACATTCGGGGTCTGGACGTATCTCATGTGAAAAGTGTGGTGACAAGATAGAAACTTCGTTATTCGTAGACCATATCCGCAACTGTGTAGGCGCTTCTTCCCGTGATCTGCTCAAGTCAGCGCTGCTCTCCCCTGACAGTGACTACAGCAACAAGCTGGACTCTGCTCCTGAAACAGACAGTGAAGGCAAGAAGACACCAGAGAAAACTCCCCGTGATAGCCCGAGGGAGAGAGACTTTGATAAACCAAAGGGTCGTGGTGCGTCAGAATCTCCATCTGTCTTAAATGCACTCGAAAAACTGATCGAAAAGAGTTTTGATTCTGGTAAGGCAAAACCCGGGGCCGGACCTCTAGGTTCTAGTATTCTCCGTCGGCTTGGTATTGACGAAAGCGCCGATTATTCAAAGCCACTGATGGACCCACAGCTGGTGGGAATGTATGCCACGTTCTCCCGACTTCATGGTGTACCACCACACGGTGCTGGTACACCATCCACCTTCAATTTACCACCTTCATTTGGCTCGAGCGACAGAGGCTCGGGGTTGCGAGGCTTGGGGGATTCTATGATGAGCCCCAGTGCAGATTCTGACACCCGTGACACATTCCCACGGTCACCATCGCGGCCTGGGTCGCGCCCGGCCTCCACGGGTTCGATAACACGGGACGGTAGCGGTAGCGAGAGGTCTCTAGAGTTGCTGAGACCTGATAGCCATCCCGCTGCCGCTACCCCCGAGGAAATCACACCTACAGAGAATGGCGCTGATCATTCTGATAACGAACATGGTAGTCTTTGTGGCAGGGAGGAGGTAAAACAAGAACCTCTGGAAATAAATGGAGAGGCTAGTGACCGCGAATCATTGTCTGCTAGGGAGGATCTCAGAGTAAAGGAAGAGATACGGGTGAAAGAGGAATTCAAACTGAAAGAGGAAGGAGACGAGGATGAGAACGACCTCACACATGATATCGGGCGCGAGTCTCCGGCAGGACGGCTGATGGGATCCCCGGCGGGCTGCAGTAGCAGGTCTGGCACCCCTCACTCTGAGGCCAGCGTAGGAGGGCGTTCAGGCTCCGGTCTTGGGGCGGCTGGTCTAGGGGGCCTCTCAGCCCTACTTggaggcggtggcggcggtggtgaagGTAGCTCTTCACACCCTCTGGCGGCGCTACAGAAGCTGTGTGACAAGACAGAGACTCAACCACGGCCGCCACCAGTGAGCGGGGCGTCTGCCGGACCACAGACCAATCCAGGAGCAATCCTAGCATTTTCTTGGGCGTGTAATGATGCAGTGACTGCCGACAGCATCATGAAATGCGCCTTCTGTGACACTCCCTTTATAAGTAAAGGCGCTTATCGCCACCATCTCTCGAAGATGCACTTTGTAAAAGACGGTGTCGTTCCCGAGAATGCGGGCGGGAAGGCGAGCAGCGGAAAGCCGCCACCAGCCGCTACCAAGGCGGCCACGCCTCCAGCGCCACCTGTAGAGGAGTCCCCACACTCCAAGTTCCTCAAGTACACGGAGCTGGCCAAGCAGCTGTCCAGCAAGTAG
- the LOC128700151 gene encoding protein tiptop isoform X1: MVTGEECEGKEPGIDGEEGDSVTSSPRHRRDSGSVASREGLSPKMSPRHSPRESLNSSPAPLGSPRATPPALRPLTSSPSFMRVSDNEADILDFSLRRSPTYAREDNLSISARSSLAGSPPPGLHRLGDSPLDLSVPRKRAADALLEAAQNKMHHDLAKGLGAWGIPLPPHLASAMALRPDLAALKPELPLWNGKIKSEGISTKLPAFPMGAVPPSQSEGSRALERMSELSRLGGDSGLDLFRSGLSGSSGRATAWQSHWLSKGQDATKDVLKCVWCKASFNTLAELTTHMKEAKHCGVNLPPPIPPPSSSATSIHTHLPPQYTPNKTPTSKAPSSSSSIASGSSSSSDLMSSIKETMPLPRKLVRGQDVWLGKGAEQTRQILKCMWCGQSFKSLAEMTQHMQQTQHYTNIISQEQIISWKSPEEKSSSQSHVNAVLTCKVCDQAFASLKELSNHMVKNAHYKEHIMRSITESGARRRQTREKRKKSLPVRKLLELERAQQEYRSSSEGGRGMKEHSGSGRISCEKCGDKIETSLFVDHIRNCVGASSRDLLKSALLSPDSDYSNKLDSAPETDSEGKKTPEKTPRDSPRERDFDKPKGRGASESPSVLNALEKLIEKSFDSGKAKPGAGPLGSSILRRLGIDESADYSKPLMDPQLVGMYATFSRLHGVPPHGAGTPSTFNLPPSFGSSDRGSGLRGLGDSMMSPSADSDTRDTFPRSPSRPGSRPASTGSITRDGSGSERSLELLRPDSHPAAATPEEITPTENGADHSDNEHGSLCGREEVKQEPLEINGEASDRESLSAREDLRVKEEIRVKEEFKLKEEGDEDENDLTHDIGRESPAGRLMGSPAGCSSRSGTPHSEASVGGRSGSGLGAAGLGGLSALLGGGGGGGEGSSSHPLAALQKLCDKTETQPRPPPVSGASAGPQTNPGAILAFSWACNDAVTADSIMKCAFCDTPFISKGAYRHHLSKMHFVKDGVVPENAGGKASSGKPPPAATKAATPPAPPVEESPHSKFLKYTELAKQLSSK, encoded by the exons GGGAGGAATGCGAAGGAAAGGAACCTGGCATTGACGGCGAGGAGGGAGACTCTGTAACCTCCAGCCCCAGGCATCGTCG GGACAGCGGGAGTGTGGCGTCGCGCGAGGGACTATCCCCAAAGATGTCACCACGACACTCTCCACGGGAATCCCTCAACTCTTCCCCAGCACCATTAGGGTCACCTAGGGCCACACCGCCTGCACTTCGCCCACTGACTTCGTCGCCTTCCTTCATGCGAGTCTCCGACAACGAGGCTGATATTCTCGATTTTTCCCTACGACGATCACCAACCTATGCCAGGGAAGACAATCTCAGCATATCTGCCAGGTCGTCTCTAGCGGGGTCTCCCCCACCGGGTCTCCATCGCCTCGGTGACTCTCCACTTGACTTGTCAGTGCCTCGCAAAAGGGCAGCGGATGCACTGCTGGAAGCGGCACAGAACAAGATGCACCATGATCTGGCCAAGGGGCTGGGTGCTTGGGGCATCCCTCTCCCACCCCACCTTGCTAGTGCCATGGCTCTCAGGCCCGACTTGGCAGCACTCAAGCCAGAGCTGCCACTCTGGAATGGAAAGATTAAGAGTGAGGGTATTTCCACTAAGCTTCCAGCATTCCCCATGGGTGCAGTGCCACCCTCGCAGTCGGAAGGCTCAAGAGCTTTGGAACGAATGAGCGAATTGAGCAGGTTGGGCGGCGACAGCGGGTTGGATCTCTTCAGGAGTGGACTTAGCGGCAGCTCCGGTCGGGCCACGGCTTGGCAGAGTCATTGGCTTAGCAAGGGTCAGGACGCTACCAAGGACGTTCTTAAGTGTGTCTGGTGCAAAGCTTCATTTAACACACTGGCGGAGCTCACGACTCACATGAAAGAGGCCAAGCATTGTGGGGTCAACCTGCCGCCACCAATCCCACCTCCTTCATCCAGCGCCACTTCAATTCACACCCATCTGCCGCCCCAGTACACGCCCAACAAGACGCCGACCTCAAAAGcgccttcttcctcttcctcgatTGCGTCAGGTTCTTCATCTTCGAGTGATCTGATGTCAAGTATTAAGGAGACGATGCCGTTGCCCAGGAAACTTGTGCGTGGTCAGGACGTGTGGCTAGGCAAAGGTGCCGAACAGACTCGTCAGATCCTCAAGTGTATGTGGTGTGGTCAGAGCTTCAAGTCTTTGGCCGAAATGACCCAGCATATgcagcagacacaacactatACGAATATAATCTCTCAGGAGCAGATTATCTCATGGAAATCCCCCGAAGAAAAATCTAGTAGCCAGAGCCACGTGAATGCCGTTCTTACCTGTAAAGTGTGTGACCAAGCATTTGCTTCGCTCAAAGAACTCAGTAATCACATGGTAAAGAACGCGCACTACAAGGAGCATATCATGAGATCCATTACGGAATCAGGAGCACGGCGAAGGCAGACTAGGGAGAAACGTAAGAAGTCGTTACCTGTACGTAAGCTGCTGGAGCTGGAGCGGGCCCAGCAGGAATATCGTTCCTCATCGGAGGGCGGAAGGGGCATGAAGGAACATTCGGGGTCTGGACGTATCTCATGTGAAAAGTGTGGTGACAAGATAGAAACTTCGTTATTCGTAGACCATATCCGCAACTGTGTAGGCGCTTCTTCCCGTGATCTGCTCAAGTCAGCGCTGCTCTCCCCTGACAGTGACTACAGCAACAAGCTGGACTCTGCTCCTGAAACAGACAGTGAAGGCAAGAAGACACCAGAGAAAACTCCCCGTGATAGCCCGAGGGAGAGAGACTTTGATAAACCAAAGGGTCGTGGTGCGTCAGAATCTCCATCTGTCTTAAATGCACTCGAAAAACTGATCGAAAAGAGTTTTGATTCTGGTAAGGCAAAACCCGGGGCCGGACCTCTAGGTTCTAGTATTCTCCGTCGGCTTGGTATTGACGAAAGCGCCGATTATTCAAAGCCACTGATGGACCCACAGCTGGTGGGAATGTATGCCACGTTCTCCCGACTTCATGGTGTACCACCACACGGTGCTGGTACACCATCCACCTTCAATTTACCACCTTCATTTGGCTCGAGCGACAGAGGCTCGGGGTTGCGAGGCTTGGGGGATTCTATGATGAGCCCCAGTGCAGATTCTGACACCCGTGACACATTCCCACGGTCACCATCGCGGCCTGGGTCGCGCCCGGCCTCCACGGGTTCGATAACACGGGACGGTAGCGGTAGCGAGAGGTCTCTAGAGTTGCTGAGACCTGATAGCCATCCCGCTGCCGCTACCCCCGAGGAAATCACACCTACAGAGAATGGCGCTGATCATTCTGATAACGAACATGGTAGTCTTTGTGGCAGGGAGGAGGTAAAACAAGAACCTCTGGAAATAAATGGAGAGGCTAGTGACCGCGAATCATTGTCTGCTAGGGAGGATCTCAGAGTAAAGGAAGAGATACGGGTGAAAGAGGAATTCAAACTGAAAGAGGAAGGAGACGAGGATGAGAACGACCTCACACATGATATCGGGCGCGAGTCTCCGGCAGGACGGCTGATGGGATCCCCGGCGGGCTGCAGTAGCAGGTCTGGCACCCCTCACTCTGAGGCCAGCGTAGGAGGGCGTTCAGGCTCCGGTCTTGGGGCGGCTGGTCTAGGGGGCCTCTCAGCCCTACTTggaggcggtggcggcggtggtgaagGTAGCTCTTCACACCCTCTGGCGGCGCTACAGAAGCTGTGTGACAAGACAGAGACTCAACCACGGCCGCCACCAGTGAGCGGGGCGTCTGCCGGACCACAGACCAATCCAGGAGCAATCCTAGCATTTTCTTGGGCGTGTAATGATGCAGTGACTGCCGACAGCATCATGAAATGCGCCTTCTGTGACACTCCCTTTATAAGTAAAGGCGCTTATCGCCACCATCTCTCGAAGATGCACTTTGTAAAAGACGGTGTCGTTCCCGAGAATGCGGGCGGGAAGGCGAGCAGCGGAAAGCCGCCACCAGCCGCTACCAAGGCGGCCACGCCTCCAGCGCCACCTGTAGAGGAGTCCCCACACTCCAAGTTCCTCAAGTACACGGAGCTGGCCAAGCAGCTGTCCAGCAAGTAG